In Camelus dromedarius isolate mCamDro1 chromosome 28, mCamDro1.pat, whole genome shotgun sequence, a genomic segment contains:
- the LOC105102018 gene encoding olfactory receptor 4C3D, with protein sequence MDLLTLPKNVTESVFLGLTQNPHLQKVLFIVFLFSFLFTLLANLFIVITISLSPTLSAPMYYFLTYLSILDASLTSVTTPKMLTDLLRRRKTISWGGCLAQLFVEHFLAASEGIILVAMAYDRYVAICKPLYYTTIMRQGLCQLLVVVTWIGGIVHATLQILFADDLTFCGPNVIDHFMCDFFSLLKLSCSDTYRLGVVVAVNSGGICLLILFMLLISYIVILSSLKSHGAEGRRKALSTCGSHLTVVVLYFVPCIFIYTRPVATYPADKLVSVFYSVLTPMLNPIIYTVRNTEVKNAMRSLLRRRVT encoded by the coding sequence ATGGATCTCCTCACCCTTCCCAAGAATGTGACTGAATCTGTTTTCTTGGGACTCACGCAGAATCCACACCTGCAGAAAGTGCTCTTCATTGTCTTTTTGTTCAGTTTCCTATTCACCCTGCTGGCCAATCTGTTCATCGTCATTACCATCTCCCTCAGCCCCACACTTTCAGCTCCCATGTACTACTTTCTGACTTACTTGTCCATCTTAGATGCCTCCCTCACCTCTGTCACCACCCCCAAAATGCTCACTGACCTGCTGCGTCGGAGGAAAACCATCTCCTGGGGGGGCTGCCTGGCTCAGCTCTTTGTGGAACACTTCCTGGCTGCATCAGAGGGCATCATCCTTGTTGcaatggcctatgaccgctacgtggccatctgcaagcctctGTACTACACGACCATCATGCGACAGGGGCTCTGCCAGCTCCTTGTGGTCGTGACCTGGATTGGGGGCATCGTGCATGCTACTCTGCAGATTCTTTTTGCAGATGACTTGACCTTCTGTGGTCCCAATGTCATTGACCACTTCATGTGTGATTTCTTCTCACTATTGAAACTTTCCTGCAGTGACACCTACAGACTTGGAGTGGTGGTGGCAGTGAACAGTGGGGGCATATGCTTACTCATTTTATTCATGCTGCTCATCTCCTACATAGTCATCCTGAGCTCCCTGAAATCCCATGGCGCTGAAGGACGACGCAAAGCCCTCTCTACATGTGGCTCCCACCTTACAGTAGTGGTGCTCTATTTTGTGCCTTGTATTTTCATCTACACGCGTCCTGTGGCCACGTATCCTGCAGACAAGTTGGTGAGTGTGTTCTACTCAGT